From Nonlabens sp. Ci31, the proteins below share one genomic window:
- a CDS encoding DoxX-like family protein encodes MPETDGIKFFTGYDYETRWGLLGEIIDKIIFRPLMIWATAWSFDCLKNWIEKGCHPKQAIKAQLSVLLVNISLGIVWIYQGLIPKLLFTDTGELEILRQLELFSGYEKTILTLIGIVEIIFGFILIFIHKKSIHYLNIFGLLLLAMGAVSSSVMIFTLPFNPFSLNISMITLSIIALLNFRFLPKASNCITNPKK; translated from the coding sequence GTGCCTGAAACGGACGGAATTAAATTCTTTACAGGTTATGATTACGAAACCCGTTGGGGACTTTTAGGCGAAATAATTGACAAAATCATTTTCAGACCATTAATGATTTGGGCAACCGCTTGGAGTTTTGATTGCCTTAAAAATTGGATAGAAAAAGGATGTCACCCAAAACAAGCCATCAAAGCACAATTATCGGTTTTGTTAGTAAATATTTCTCTTGGTATTGTATGGATTTATCAAGGACTAATTCCAAAATTGCTTTTCACTGACACAGGAGAATTAGAAATTTTAAGGCAATTAGAACTGTTTAGTGGTTACGAAAAAACTATTCTGACATTGATTGGAATAGTTGAAATCATTTTCGGATTTATATTAATTTTTATTCACAAGAAATCAATTCACTATCTGAATATTTTTGGTTTGCTACTTCTTGCTATGGGAGCAGTTTCTAGCAGTGTGATGATTTTTACACTTCCCTTTAATCCATTCTCATTAAATATTTCAATGATTACCCTTTCAATAATTGCATTACTGAATTTCAGATTTTTGCCAAAGGCGTCTAATTGTATAACTAATCCAAAGAAATGA
- a CDS encoding DUF4166 domain-containing protein yields MSSIYQQVLGSNFQKLHPQIQKRFGFDSNDKIASIGKGLMQNVWYGKPYTLPFLYIGTWRNIMFPQKGKDIPFTIENFAYKDKFGRETVTWVRKYQFPKRERRFDATMIYSEQRKRIVDYLGTHQHLAVDIEMTVAENGGIKLRSGEQRFYEGFLGFKFPMLFSGEANVCEWYDDKEQKFKISVVVSNKTWGNLFGYEGTFETEYISVNSLTDIPKDVLPIREEIRE; encoded by the coding sequence ATGAGTTCAATATATCAGCAGGTTCTAGGTTCTAACTTTCAAAAACTTCACCCTCAAATTCAAAAGCGTTTTGGGTTTGACAGCAATGATAAAATTGCCTCAATTGGAAAAGGACTTATGCAAAACGTATGGTACGGAAAACCCTATACACTACCATTTCTATACATCGGGACTTGGAGAAACATAATGTTTCCACAAAAAGGAAAAGACATTCCTTTTACTATTGAGAATTTTGCATACAAAGACAAGTTTGGAAGAGAAACCGTTACTTGGGTTCGTAAGTATCAATTCCCCAAACGTGAAAGGAGGTTTGATGCAACGATGATTTATAGCGAGCAAAGAAAACGAATTGTGGACTACTTGGGAACGCATCAGCATCTTGCAGTCGATATTGAAATGACAGTTGCAGAAAACGGTGGAATAAAACTTCGCTCAGGAGAACAGCGATTTTATGAAGGTTTTTTAGGCTTTAAATTTCCAATGCTGTTTTCAGGGGAAGCAAATGTTTGTGAGTGGTATGACGATAAAGAGCAAAAATTTAAAATATCGGTTGTAGTAAGTAATAAAACTTGGGGGAACTTATTCGGCTACGAAGGAACATTTGAAACTGAATATATTTCTGTAAATTCACTTACGGACATTCCAAAAGACGTACTGCCAATAAGAGAAGAAATTCGGGAATAG